A window of the Helianthus annuus cultivar XRQ/B chromosome 4, HanXRQr2.0-SUNRISE, whole genome shotgun sequence genome harbors these coding sequences:
- the LOC110935126 gene encoding uncharacterized protein LOC110935126, which produces MTGNDGKIPDGKTLDNKTSLSGDSATAKPLHPVYTVTNIQHKVRVLDGTKVTYTSWVKLFMLHAKGYEVLHHIDGTDPPASTDPEYTAWAKIDSIVLQWIYGTLFDDLLVRILESDSTARATWVRLQGVFLNNKGSRVATLEQAFTNHKLSACSSMAEYCSKLKEIGEQLKDVDQPVPDSRLVL; this is translated from the coding sequence ATGACTGGCAACGACGGCAAGATACCCGATGGCAAAACACTCGATAACAAAACCTCCTTGTCCGGCGACTCAGCTACGGCCAAACCCCTTCATCCGGTGTACACCGTCACCAATATACAACACAAGGTTCGCGTCCTTGACGGAACCAAAGTCACTTACACATCGTGGGTGAAACTGTTCATGCTTCATGCGAAAGGCTATGAAGTGTTGCATCATATTGATGGTACAGACCCGCCTGCATCGACAGACCCGGAATACACCGCTTGGGCCAAGATTGACTCCATCGTATTACAATGGATCTACGGAACATTGTTCGATGACCTACTAGTTCGTATCCTTGAATCCGACTCCACTGCTAGAGCCACTTGGGTTCGTCTTCAAGGTGTGTTTCTCAACAACAAAGGGTCAAGAGTAGCAACATTAGAACAAGCTTTCACAAACCATAAGTTATCGGCTTGTTCTTCTATGGCTGAATATTGCTCCAAACTCAAAGAAATTGGTGAACAGTTGAAGGACGTTGACCAACCGGTACCGGACTCTCGTCTTGTGCTTTAG